CCATGCAATACCGCTCCGACCCAATGGTCCTCTGATGCCCTGTCCAAATCTGCCATGAATGACCAGATCGGCATAGAAGGTGGTCGCAATATCTAGCCCGCCTCCTTCGCCTTCCGCGTAACCTTCTTTCATACAGACCCTTCAAGGAGAACCGCGATGGCTCAGCAACGAATCGGCGTGATTATGTCAGGCGTCACCGGACGCATGGGCACCAATCAGCACCTCATCCGATCCATCCTCGCCATCATCAAGCAGGGCGGGGTCAAAGTCTCACCCGAACTCACCCTCATGCCCGACCCCATCCTCGTCGGCCGCAACGAGAACAAACTCCGCGACCTCGCCGAGTCCCTCGGACCCGACGCCATCGGCAAACCGCTCCGCTACACCACCAACCTCGACGCCGTCCTCGCCGACGACAACGAACACATCTTCTTCGACGCCTCGCTCACCCAACTCCGCACCAAGTTCGTCAGCAAAGCCATCGAAGCCGGCAAAGCCATCTACTGCGAGAAGCCCACCGCCACCAACACCGCCGAAGCACTCGCCCTCGCCGAAAAGGCCGAGGCCGCTGGTGTCAAGAACGGCGTTGTCCAGGACAAGCTCTGGCTCCCCGGCATCCGCAAACTCAAGATGCTCATCGAACAAGGCTTCTTCGGAAAAATCCTCTCCGTCAAAGGCGACTTCGGCTACTGGGTCTTCTCAGGTGAGATCGCCGACCAGCCCGCGCAGCGACCAAGCTGGAACTACCGCGAAGAAGACGGCGGCGGAATCATGGTCGATATGTTCTGCCACTGGCGCTACGTCATCGACAACGTCTTCGGACCCGTCACTTCCCTTGTCGCCCACGCCTCGGTCGACCTCGATAAACGCATCGACGAAAACGGCAAGCCCTACAAAGCCACCGCCGATGACTCCGCCTACGGCATCTTCGTTCTCGAAGACGGCACCACCTGCCAGTTCAACTCCACCTGGTGCACCCGTGTCCGCCGTGATGACCTCCTGACCATTCAGGTCGACGGCACCCACGGCTCCGCCGTCGCCGGGCTACGCGAATGCTGGGTCCAGTCCATCGCCGAAACTCCCAAGCCCGTCTGGAACCCTGACATCGAGCAGCCCATCAAGTTCTTCGAGAACTGGCAGCAGGTCCCCAACGCCACTCACTACGATAATGCCTTCAAGATCCAGTGGGAGATGTTCCTCCGACACATCGCCCTCGATGAACCTTTCCGTTGGGACCTCCGCGAAGCCGCCAAGGGCGTTCAACTCGCCGAACTCGGTCTCCAGAGCTGGAAGAACCGAACCTGGCTCGACGTCCCCGCCCTCGAACCTGTCACCGCCAACGCATGACCGCCACACCTCTCACCGACCTCTCAACCGTTGCCGTCCACACCATGACCAACAAACCATGGTCACTGGCCGAGTGCTGCACAAACTACACCAAAGCCGGCTTCGGCGGGCTCTCCGTCTGGCGCAACGTCATCGAACCCATCGGCATCAAAGAAGCCGCTCGCATCGTCAAAGGCTCCGGCCTCAAGGTCCCCGCTCTCGTCCGAGGTGGGTTCTTTGTCGCAACCGACCCCACCCAGCGACAAGCCGCGATCGACACCAACAGAACCTGCCTCGACGAAGCCGCCGCCATCGGTGCCGACATGGTCGTCCTTGTCGTCGGGGCCGAACCGGGCACGCCCCTTGCTATGGCTCGACAGCAAGTCACCGACGGCATCGCCGCCTGCCTCGATCATGCTCAATCCACAGGCGTCAAGCTCGCCATCGAACCTCTCCACCCCATGTACGCCGCCGACAAGTCCTGCATCAACCGCATCGCCGAAGCGCGGCACGTCTGCGAACAACTCAACCATCCCGCCGTAGGCGTTGCCGTCGATGTCTACCACGTCTGGTGGGACCCCGACCTCGAACAGGAAATCGAAAAACTCGGCAAAGGCGGTTATCTCGCCGGCTTCCACGTCTGCGACTGGCGCATCGTAACCCGACACCTCCTCACGGACCGCGCCCTCATGGGCGACGGCTGCATCGACATCCGCGCCATCCGCGGCATGGTCGAAGAAGCCGGCTTCACCGGACTCAACGAAGTCGAAATCTTCTCCGAAGAACACTGGGCCACCGACCAGAGCACCTACCTCGACCGCATCGCCCACGCCTGCCTCAACCACACCTGATCTGGACCTACCGCGACCGCTTCTTCCGACGCTTCACGGGCTTACTCGCCCGCACCCGCTCGATCCGCGCCGGGCGCTGCGCTGGCGGAAGCTGACCCTCCTTCAAATAACCCGCCAACCACTCAAAACGCTCCATCGTGTGCTCAAATAACCGCCGGTACCCTGCACACAACACCGTCGGCCCCGTGATCCCCCCTCGCGCCGGACGATGCTTCGGACAACCCCCGTAACACAGCCGCAACCAACGACACGACCGACACTCAGCTCCCAGTGCTAACTTGCGCATCCCAAACCCCGCCAACCGCTCACCATCCAGCCGGTCCCACCAGTTCTCGCCCTCATCGCGCTCCGCCTCCTCTCCATCGACCGTCAACGCCACTGGCTCGCCGACGTCCCCCAATCGCCAGCGCGGCTCGACGTAGTGATCACACCCATAAACCGTTCCGTCATGCTCCACCGTCAACTGACTCGAACACGAATCCGAGTAGGTGCACTCCGCCGCCACGCCGTGCACCAGCGTCTGCAACACGCTGTCAAACACACGCACCGACACTCGCGTCCGATGCTTGACGAACCACTCATCAAACACTGCACACAAAAACGCACCATAAGCCTCCGCGTCCGGCGAGAAACTCGCCAACTGCCATCCCCGCCAGTCATCTAGCCTCGCCCCGCCAGACCACCCTGCATCATGCCGACCCGCCCGCTCCGACTCCTCAGGCGATAACCACTCCACCGCCGGTATGAACTGCACCCAGTCCACACCCAACCTCATCAACTCACGCCACACCGCCAACGGCCGCACCACATTCCGATCGCTCAACACCACCAGCACGTTGTGCTCCACCCCGTGCCGCCGCAGCAACCTCAACCCCCACTCCACCCGCTCGTAACTACCCGACCCATCCGCCATCGTCCGGTAGTGATCGTGATCCTCACCCAGCCCGTCCATCGAAATCCCCACCAGCACCTTCTGCTCCCGAAGAAACCGACACCACCGCTCATCCAGCAACGTCCCGTTGGTCTGCAGCGCATGCACCACTCGCTGCGTCGGCCGCCGATGACGCTCGACCAACTCAACCATCCGCTCAAACCACGCCAGCCCCGCCAGCGTCGGCTCGCCTCCCTGCCACGACAACGTCACCGCATCCCCCGCCCTCGGCAGATACCCCGCCAACATCGCCTCCAAAGTCCCCTCACCCATCCGCCGAACACCACCGTCCCCAGCCGTCGGTAGGTAATAACAGTAATGACAACGAAGATTGCACCCCGCCCCCACCGGCTTGAGCATCAACGTCACCCGCCGGGCAGCCAGCCCCTCAGCTCGTGGCATAGTCAAGACCATATAGTCTTAAGATAATCC
The sequence above is drawn from the Phycisphaeraceae bacterium genome and encodes:
- a CDS encoding Gfo/Idh/MocA family oxidoreductase, with protein sequence MAQQRIGVIMSGVTGRMGTNQHLIRSILAIIKQGGVKVSPELTLMPDPILVGRNENKLRDLAESLGPDAIGKPLRYTTNLDAVLADDNEHIFFDASLTQLRTKFVSKAIEAGKAIYCEKPTATNTAEALALAEKAEAAGVKNGVVQDKLWLPGIRKLKMLIEQGFFGKILSVKGDFGYWVFSGEIADQPAQRPSWNYREEDGGGIMVDMFCHWRYVIDNVFGPVTSLVAHASVDLDKRIDENGKPYKATADDSAYGIFVLEDGTTCQFNSTWCTRVRRDDLLTIQVDGTHGSAVAGLRECWVQSIAETPKPVWNPDIEQPIKFFENWQQVPNATHYDNAFKIQWEMFLRHIALDEPFRWDLREAAKGVQLAELGLQSWKNRTWLDVPALEPVTANA
- a CDS encoding sugar phosphate isomerase/epimerase family protein; protein product: MTATPLTDLSTVAVHTMTNKPWSLAECCTNYTKAGFGGLSVWRNVIEPIGIKEAARIVKGSGLKVPALVRGGFFVATDPTQRQAAIDTNRTCLDEAAAIGADMVVLVVGAEPGTPLAMARQQVTDGIAACLDHAQSTGVKLAIEPLHPMYAADKSCINRIAEARHVCEQLNHPAVGVAVDVYHVWWDPDLEQEIEKLGKGGYLAGFHVCDWRIVTRHLLTDRALMGDGCIDIRAIRGMVEEAGFTGLNEVEIFSEEHWATDQSTYLDRIAHACLNHT
- a CDS encoding radical SAM protein, which encodes MPRAEGLAARRVTLMLKPVGAGCNLRCHYCYYLPTAGDGGVRRMGEGTLEAMLAGYLPRAGDAVTLSWQGGEPTLAGLAWFERMVELVERHRRPTQRVVHALQTNGTLLDERWCRFLREQKVLVGISMDGLGEDHDHYRTMADGSGSYERVEWGLRLLRRHGVEHNVLVVLSDRNVVRPLAVWRELMRLGVDWVQFIPAVEWLSPEESERAGRHDAGWSGGARLDDWRGWQLASFSPDAEAYGAFLCAVFDEWFVKHRTRVSVRVFDSVLQTLVHGVAAECTYSDSCSSQLTVEHDGTVYGCDHYVEPRWRLGDVGEPVALTVDGEEAERDEGENWWDRLDGERLAGFGMRKLALGAECRSCRWLRLCYGGCPKHRPARGGITGPTVLCAGYRRLFEHTMERFEWLAGYLKEGQLPPAQRPARIERVRASKPVKRRKKRSR